The following coding sequences are from one Ctenopharyngodon idella isolate HZGC_01 chromosome 17, HZGC01, whole genome shotgun sequence window:
- the yipf4 gene encoding protein YIPF4 — protein MQFSPTNGDFTFVSSTDAEELSGTIDAPDITLNMGPDATRDTYATTFLRQRGYGWLLEVEEEDSEDTKPLLEELDIDLKDIYYKIRCVLMPMPSLGFNRQVVRDNPDFWGPLAVVLLFSMISIYGQFRVVSWIITIWIFGSLTIFLLARVLGGEVSYGQVLGVIGYSLLPLIVIAPLLLVIGGFEVVSTLIKLFGVFWAAYSAASLLVGDEFKTKKPLLIYPIFLLYIYFLSLYTGV, from the exons ATGCAGTTCTCTCCCACCAACGGAGATTTTACCTTCGTCTCCTCGACGGACGCTGAAG AGCTCAGCGGCACCATCGATGCACCTGATATCACACTAAATATGGGCCCTGATGCCACCAGGGACACCTACGCCACCACTTTCCTGAGGCAGAGGGGTTATGGATGGTTGCTGGAAGTAGAGGAAGAAGATTCAGAGGACACTAAACCGCTCCT GGAGGAGTTGGACATTGACTTAAAGGACATCTACTATAAGATCAGGTGTGTGTTGATGCCCATGCCCTCACTGGGTTTTAACAGACAGGTGGTGAGGGACAATCCTGACTTCTGGGGCCCGCTGGCCGTCGTCCTGCTCTTCTCCATGATCTCCATATATGGACAGTTCAGG GTTGTTTCCTGGATTATTACGATCTGGATATTTGGATCACTGACGATTTTCCTTCTTGCAAGAGTGCTGGGTGGAGAG gtGTCTTATGGGCAAGTTCTTGGAGTTATTGGCTATTCTTTGCTCCCGCTCATTGTAATAGCTCCACTTCTTCTGGTCATTGGGGGCTTTGAAGTTGTCTCTACACTCATAAAG cTTTTTGGAGTATTCTGGGCTGCATACAGTGCTGCCTCTTTACTTGTCGGTGATGAGTTCAAAACGAAGAAACCCCTTCTCATATATCCCATCTTCCTTTTGTACATTTACTTCCTGTCTCTGTATACTGGAGTCTGA